A region of Candidatus Binatia bacterium DNA encodes the following proteins:
- a CDS encoding citrate (Si)-synthase: MVRAVAGDSGRQRDGSEAMARETLTVTDNRTGRNYELQIRDGAITAGELAQIKAGADDAGLLSFDPALRNTATCRSAITYQDGTTGILRHRGYAIEDLAAHSTYLEVAYLIFHGELPTAAQFRAWQTEIAENYLIHENVARFLDGFRYDAHPMGVLVSTVAALSTFFPEGQIIDDPAVRRRQAIRLLGQVPTLAAFAHRRRLGMPYAYPDMELSYIGNFLNMMFRMTELRYEPDPVVERALDVLFILHADHGQACSTTTMRCVGSARTDPYCSAAAAAAALYGRFHGEGFDAVIAMLEGIGTPSGIDAFVEGVKARREEPPGFGHRLYRTYDPRARILRQEAEKVFAVTGRPAIFDIALRLDDRAQTDPYFAEQSLYPIVDYYEAIIYHAIGFPAEVFPVLFALPRFVGWVSQWDEMLADPSHKTYRPRQIYTGAGERSYVPLGARRE, translated from the coding sequence ATGGTGCGGGCGGTCGCCGGCGACAGCGGGCGGCAACGAGACGGGAGCGAAGCGATGGCCAGGGAGACTTTGACGGTTACGGACAACCGCACCGGGCGAAACTACGAACTGCAGATCCGGGACGGTGCAATAACGGCGGGGGAGCTGGCGCAGATCAAGGCCGGCGCCGACGACGCCGGGCTGCTGAGCTTCGATCCGGCCTTGCGCAACACGGCCACCTGCCGCAGTGCGATCACGTATCAGGACGGCACCACGGGTATCCTGCGCCATCGCGGCTATGCGATCGAGGACCTGGCCGCCCACTCGACCTATCTCGAGGTTGCCTATCTCATTTTCCACGGCGAGTTGCCGACCGCCGCGCAGTTCCGCGCCTGGCAGACGGAAATTGCCGAAAACTACCTGATCCACGAGAACGTGGCCCGGTTCCTCGACGGCTTCCGCTACGACGCGCACCCGATGGGCGTGCTGGTCAGCACCGTGGCGGCACTGTCGACTTTCTTCCCCGAGGGACAGATCATCGACGATCCGGCGGTACGCCGCCGGCAGGCGATACGGCTGCTGGGCCAGGTGCCCACCCTCGCCGCCTTCGCTCACCGCCGCCGCCTCGGCATGCCCTACGCGTACCCGGACATGGAGCTGTCGTACATCGGCAACTTCCTGAACATGATGTTCCGCATGACCGAATTGCGTTACGAGCCCGACCCGGTGGTCGAGCGGGCCCTGGACGTCCTGTTCATCCTGCACGCCGACCACGGCCAGGCCTGTTCGACGACGACAATGCGGTGCGTGGGCAGTGCCCGAACCGATCCGTACTGCTCGGCGGCGGCGGCCGCCGCGGCGCTTTACGGGCGATTCCACGGCGAGGGCTTCGATGCGGTGATCGCGATGCTCGAAGGAATCGGCACGCCGAGCGGCATCGACGCGTTCGTCGAAGGGGTCAAGGCGCGCCGCGAGGAGCCGCCGGGCTTTGGCCACCGCCTTTACAGAACGTACGACCCGCGCGCCCGCATATTGCGCCAGGAGGCCGAGAAGGTGTTCGCAGTCACCGGCCGTCCGGCGATTTTCGACATCGCCCTGCGACTCGACGATCGCGCGCAGACGGATCCCTACTTTGCGGAGCAGTCTCTTTATCCGATCGTCGACTACTACGAGGCCATCATCTACCACGCCATCGGGTTCCCAGCCGAGGTCTTTCCCGTGCTCTTTGCCCTGCCGCGCTTCGTCGGCTGGGTGTCGCAGTGGGACGAGATGCTCGCCGACCCGAGCCACAAGACGTATCGTCCGCGGCAGATCTACACGGGAGCCGGGGAGCGGTCGTACGTGCCGCTCGGCGCGCGCCGGGAGTGA
- a CDS encoding DUF1232 domain-containing protein yields MTSTKQQTKRKPAPTKPKTRSARRRPQPQPVRVPLLQADDIRTILMDIASTVAPGDVIELLGHADELRTRAAEMNAPHVDLFRAQLDLALACLTDHIAGDCPQIPYSTIGLLAGAVCYFSDQLDVIPDFLPNVGQLDDAVVLAMAFHMGEAGLRRYCDWKGIDLEPLRHTDPIPAYR; encoded by the coding sequence GTGACCAGCACAAAGCAACAGACGAAGCGTAAACCGGCACCGACGAAGCCGAAGACGCGCTCGGCGCGCCGTCGGCCCCAGCCCCAACCGGTTCGGGTGCCGCTGTTGCAGGCCGACGATATTCGCACCATTCTCATGGATATCGCCTCGACGGTCGCGCCCGGCGACGTTATCGAGCTGCTCGGCCATGCCGACGAACTGAGAACCCGCGCCGCCGAGATGAACGCCCCGCACGTCGATTTGTTCCGGGCGCAGCTCGACCTCGCCCTCGCGTGCCTCACCGACCACATCGCCGGCGACTGCCCGCAGATCCCGTACTCCACCATCGGCCTGCTTGCTGGCGCCGTATGCTACTTCTCCGACCAGCTCGATGTGATCCCCGACTTCCTTCCGAACGTGGGGCAGCTCGACGACGCCGTGGTCCTGGCGATGGCTTTCCACATGGGCGAGGCCGGCCTGCGCCGCTACTGCGACTGGAAGGGCATCGACCTCGAACCGCTGCGCCACACCGATCCGATTCCGGCGTACCGCTGA
- the mdh gene encoding malate dehydrogenase: protein MKRKKIALIGAGMIGGTLAHLCALKRLGDVVLFDVVEGMPQGKALDLLESGPIEGFDCSIVGTNNYTDIAGADVCIVTAGLARKPGMSRDDLLAVNTKIMVDVATNIRTHAPEAFVIVITNPLDAMVTAMKRVTGFPKHRVVGQAGVLDSARYRTFIAMELGVSVQSVTAIVLGGHGDDMVPVRSYCHVGGVPVEKLIAPERLEAIEHRVRQAGGEIVNLMKSSAFYSPAHAAIQMAEAYLFDRQQILPCAALLEGEFGVDGFYVGVPVLIGGGGVERVVELALTAAEQQALNESVSHVRELVAAAAKFLPA from the coding sequence ATGAAGCGGAAGAAAATCGCCTTGATCGGGGCCGGCATGATCGGCGGCACGCTCGCCCATCTCTGTGCGCTCAAACGCCTCGGGGACGTCGTCCTGTTCGACGTCGTCGAGGGCATGCCCCAGGGCAAGGCCCTCGATCTTCTCGAAAGCGGCCCCATCGAGGGCTTCGATTGCAGCATCGTCGGCACCAACAACTACACCGATATCGCCGGGGCGGACGTCTGCATCGTCACGGCTGGCCTGGCGCGAAAACCCGGCATGAGCCGCGACGACCTGCTGGCCGTGAACACCAAGATCATGGTCGACGTCGCCACCAACATCCGCACCCATGCCCCGGAGGCGTTTGTCATCGTGATCACCAATCCGCTCGACGCCATGGTGACGGCGATGAAGCGGGTTACCGGCTTTCCCAAGCACCGCGTCGTCGGTCAGGCCGGCGTGCTCGACTCGGCCCGTTATCGCACCTTTATCGCCATGGAACTCGGCGTGTCCGTGCAGAGCGTCACGGCCATCGTACTCGGCGGCCACGGCGACGACATGGTCCCCGTCCGCAGCTACTGCCATGTCGGCGGCGTACCGGTGGAAAAGCTCATCGCACCCGAACGGCTCGAAGCCATCGAACACCGGGTGCGTCAGGCCGGCGGCGAAATCGTCAACCTGATGAAGTCCTCGGCATTCTACTCCCCGGCCCATGCCGCAATTCAGATGGCCGAGGCTTATCTGTTCGACCGCCAGCAGATACTGCCGTGCGCCGCGCTGTTGGAGGGCGAATTCGGGGTCGACGGCTTCTACGTCGGCGTGCCGGTACTCATCGGCGGTGGCGGCGTCGAACGGGTCGTCGAACTCGCCCTGACGGCTGCCGAACAACAGGCCCTCAACGAGTCGGTCAGCCACGTGCGCGAACTGGTCGCGGCCGCCGCCAAGTTTCTGCCCGCATGA
- the sucC gene encoding ADP-forming succinate--CoA ligase subunit beta, producing MNVHEFQAKGLLRKYGVAVPEGREATSAAEVEALARELGCPCVVKAQIHAGGRGKAGGVKVCKSPEEARTFAGGLIGKTLVTHQTGPAGREVRRVLVEQGCDIARELYLGVVIDRATSRVTLMASSEGGVEIEEVAARSPEKILREIVDPAVGLQAFQARKIAFGLGLPKPSTNKAVAFITALYRAFVECDASLAEINPLVVTGSGDLLALDAKMGFDDNALFRHPEVRELRDIHEEDPKEVEASRFDLSYISLDGNIGCMVNGAGLAMSTMDIIKQYGGSPANFLDVGGGATTEKVTAAFKIILADPNVKGVLVNIFGGIMKCDVIATGVVEAAREVHLAVPLVVRLEGTNVDLGKRILEDSGLNIESASDMADAARRIVAATARTA from the coding sequence ATGAACGTACACGAGTTTCAAGCGAAAGGGCTGCTGCGCAAGTACGGCGTCGCCGTTCCCGAAGGCCGTGAGGCCACCAGCGCCGCGGAGGTCGAAGCGCTGGCCCGCGAACTGGGTTGCCCCTGTGTCGTCAAGGCACAGATCCACGCCGGCGGCCGCGGCAAGGCCGGCGGGGTGAAGGTGTGCAAGAGCCCGGAAGAAGCCCGCACGTTCGCCGGCGGATTGATCGGCAAGACTCTGGTCACGCACCAGACCGGCCCTGCGGGGCGGGAGGTGCGCCGGGTCCTGGTCGAGCAGGGGTGCGACATCGCGCGGGAACTCTATCTCGGCGTGGTGATCGACCGGGCGACGAGCCGCGTCACGCTGATGGCAAGCTCGGAAGGGGGCGTCGAGATCGAGGAGGTGGCGGCGCGCTCGCCGGAGAAGATTCTGCGCGAGATTGTCGATCCCGCCGTCGGCCTGCAGGCCTTCCAGGCTCGCAAGATCGCGTTCGGCCTCGGCTTGCCGAAGCCGAGCACCAATAAGGCGGTAGCGTTCATCACCGCGCTCTACCGGGCGTTCGTCGAGTGCGATGCGTCGCTCGCCGAGATCAATCCGCTGGTGGTCACGGGCAGCGGCGACCTGCTCGCTCTCGACGCCAAGATGGGCTTCGACGACAATGCCCTGTTTCGCCATCCGGAAGTGCGGGAGCTGCGCGATATCCACGAGGAAGACCCGAAGGAGGTCGAGGCGTCGCGGTTCGACCTCAGCTACATCTCGCTCGACGGCAATATCGGCTGCATGGTGAACGGTGCCGGGCTGGCGATGTCGACCATGGACATCATCAAGCAGTACGGGGGCAGCCCCGCCAACTTCCTCGACGTCGGCGGCGGCGCCACGACCGAGAAGGTCACGGCGGCATTCAAGATCATTCTGGCCGACCCGAACGTAAAGGGCGTGCTGGTCAACATCTTCGGCGGCATCATGAAGTGCGACGTCATCGCCACCGGGGTGGTCGAGGCGGCGCGCGAGGTGCATCTCGCGGTGCCGCTGGTCGTGCGGCTCGAAGGCACGAACGTCGACCTCGGCAAACGGATTCTCGAGGATTCGGGCCTCAACATCGAGTCGGCCTCGGACATGGCCGATGCCGCCCGCAGGATCGTTGCGGCCACCGCTCGCACCGCCTGA